In Terriglobia bacterium, a single genomic region encodes these proteins:
- a CDS encoding DUF3450 domain-containing protein, whose protein sequence is MGSSKGCDCGCSCQCGEDCGCCCGSGEHGFRRRYQTKAEQVAELERYLRELKGEVQAVEERLADLKRKK, encoded by the coding sequence ATGGGAAGCAGCAAGGGATGCGACTGCGGATGCTCCTGCCAGTGCGGAGAGGACTGCGGCTGCTGCTGCGGCTCCGGCGAGCACGGGTTCAGACGCCGGTACCAGACCAAAGCCGAGCAGGTTGCCGAGCTGGAGCGATACCTGAGAGAACTCAAGGGCGAGGTGCAGGCCGTCGAGGAAAGGCTGGCGGATCTAAAGCGAAAGAAATGA